The DNA sequence CATTGTCTTAAAAGGTTTTCCCATAGGGCTTCCCGTGTAAAGGAATATTCACCATGAGCtaaaaatgaactaaaataAGACATGTAAGTTATTGAAACTAGATTTTGACAGTGAACCCTCTGAAAAAGATATACAATATAGTAATATCTGCAAGATATGTGCTTTAATtgatattatactttttattttttttatttaattttcaattaATCGAATAACCTGAAATCAGCTAACACAATGAACTCAGTGATtgcattgtatttttgtatgtatcAAACTGTCATCAATTTCACATTGATAGACATAATGTATTGTGCTATTGTATGTAGTTTATTTGTTGTTCACTggatgttttgtgtctttttgcaATTTAGCTGCTAGCTAACTGTGGTACAATTACTTTAATTGTGCGCTGTCcctacaaaacaaacaaacaaaaaactgtaaCCATGTTTCAGACAAGTCTAACTCAGGACAATAAGACCCAGAGTAACGACCCCTATGCTGAGAGCATCCAAAAGAATAAATAGGATAAAGTGCGTTTGCTGATATTATCCTGTAGAACAACATGTCTGAAtagtattattaattatttttagctGTTCTCTTCTTTTTTCCAAAACTAAGTGCAGAAAACTCAATTTGAAATCTGCTAGGCAACCCATGGAGTGGGAGGCTGGGTTGgcctaaaaaacaaacaaaaaacatttaaactgctTATTTCATCTATGAGAAACGTGTAGTACACATTCATATACTAACAAATAATTGGGCACATATACTAAACATTTTAGCGTCATTCATGCCAGCAACCACTGACAACTTCTATTACAGAAGATGTATTCCGGATAACTTacttttaaattataaataatgtgTCCTACAGTATTATAtcatatacaggtgaaactcaaaaAATTTGCATATTGTGCAAAAGTTAGTTTATTTCAGtacaacttaaaaggtgaaactaatattatatagactcattacatgcaaagtgagatatttcaagcctttatttgatataatttcgatgattattgcttacagcttatgaaaaccccaaattcaaaatctcagaaaattagaatattacatgaaaaaaaaagaaaagcattttaaatagagaaatgtcagccctctgaaaagtataatcatgcatatgtacttaGTACTTGGTTTgtgccccttttgcatgaattactgcctcaatgctGCGttgcatggatgctatcagcctgtggcactgctgaggtgttatggaagaccaggatgcttcagtagcggccttcagctcttctgcattgttcggtctcatgNNNNNNNNNNNNNNNNNNNNNNNNNNNNNNNNNNNNNNNNNNNNNNNNNNNNNNNNNNNNNNNNNNNNNNNNNNNNNNNNNNNNNNNNNNNNNNNNNNNNAGTGACGACCACCACCTGCTTAAAAGCCTGCCGGGTCAGCTGTTCGAGGCAGCAATCTGACCTGAGTTGCTTTCCTTGGGAACACATGTCTCAGAGCTTGTAGTAGTGTTTTGTTACCTGTGCCAGACTTTGTGTTTTgactgtgtttcactgtgtgatgGTAAGGGAGTGGGCCAGGTTTAAGCTTAGAGATAACTGACACCTTTCTTGCATACACCGTAGTTGTTTTAtgttagttttcaccaggtTCAGGGGTGCTGTGCgctttgtgttttgggtttttgcAAATGCTGTAGGTTAGTGAGCTTTTGGTTTActcttgtttttgttagtaCCTCTGTAGAGCAGTAATCCTCCTTTTGAGGATCTCcttttgttataattgttttttgatTTCCACAGCACCCATTGGCCCATTCTGTTTGTGCTCCATTTGCGTTACTTCAAATAAATATCCTTTCAAACCAacaacatctggtttatgtttatgtcccTATATCCCTAGACACCTCGGGACGTAACACTTTTTGTAAAACAGTTATTCAACTCAGAATGTTTTCTAATGAACTATTCTAAATTCTTGTCTTGCTGTAACATCCCTGTCACTCCTAAAGAGTTTGCTGTTATAATGGACGCCATTCCAAAAGGTGTGATGACGTTATTTAAGGGTAACACTGAAGTGCTTCTTTCTACCGGTATGTTGTCGTTAAATTACATTATGataagaaaaatgtgttttttatccaGCCCTTCAAGCCGGAACAGAAGGATTAGGTCTCTTTTTCAGAAAGACATTGTCACCATCCCATATGTAATCTATTACTGGGGaagatttgttttaaatatcgagtagaaaaaaatatcacaaataaaaCTCGAGACGTCTGTTTCAAACCTCTCCATCATGCTATCcaacaaaacattatttgcAAAGACTAAGAAATGACATTCACATTAACTGCTCTTTCTGTGGACTTCATTATGAAACAACCATACACTTATTTTGGAGCTGTCCTTGTACTGTTATTTTTTGGAAAGACTTTGCACAATATATCAGCTGCAACATTTTTTCTCTGCTGTACAAAGATGTGCTGTTTGGTTTTTATGATGTCTGCACttacaaaaaaagcaaaaacaattaTCTCATAAATCTCATCATTATTTTAGCAATATTCCACATTcacaaaagtaaattttgtaacCCCAAAACTTTActtaaacaaacatacaaactaTTCAGCACTCTTCAAATCCCAAAGCCTTAAAGACTCTCGATATATGTAAACTTCTTAATTGCCTGAACTggtgattattttcttttctttatatattAACCTTTGGTCTATGTTCGCACTTTGTACTTGCTTTTGAATTGCAATAAagaacttaaattaaaaaaaaaattaaataaataaaaaaagattgcaTTTCCCAtgactacttcaaaataaaagtcaacttgtGTTTTGCCACATAAatgcttttactgtgaagctgcagcagcaggaaatgttcagttagcattagcagtaacttaatacagcattttgTCACAGCTTATACTGCATCATGATAAAGCTGTTCTCTTGCACTTGAAGCCAAAGTCGTCGCAAGTTTTTCCTTCCATTTTCTTTAACTCAGTAAGggatgtgattgaaaatgtaagtacaatactttaaataaaacataggcctacttaagtaaaagtaaaattacagatttaaaaaactactttaaaaagaACAAGTACACAAAAAGCTACTCAATTACAGACTCTGGTCTTGAGTAATTTCATTAATCCAACCATTACTGGATACAACAATTATTTCCACTTGCCATATTGTCACTTGACACACTAGAGGAGCTATCTTTTTTGCTTCCCCCTACTGACCAAAGGCTGTAGGCAAGCAGCATGACACAGCAGTTCATCACGCTTGGCCAAAGAAAGAGTTGCAGATCTGCTCAGACAGTAACGTTTGATTTATAGTCATCATGCTGTCCTTGAGAGTTCAGCTGTAGGTCAGGTGTCATACAGCCCAGGGTAGCCTCCAAATCCTCTGATTATTTCCAGGAAACATTGGCAGCAAGGGCTGAAATGTGAATTTTGAGGAATGTCAATAGTAGATATatgaatgtaaatgaaatgaTAGATTCTTGTTGTCTTGTAGGGGAAATGCAGTGTGTAGTCAGCTTACCGTAACATCACCAAAACTATGTTTTTTATATAGGGAtactgttctgttctgttcacaATGCTTTATTATAGCTCATTTTTAAAGGGCTGCATATAAATGAAgcttattaatatttataaaacatagTCAATGAGAGCAGAGAGCGTGTCAACGCAAACAAGTACTTCATCAAAGCAGCTGAAGTTTTTCTCCAAACTCAAATTAAAGCTcaagttaaaatattttctctggGAAAATTTGTGTTGCACCAAAATAAAGAAGACACACCAAAACCAGGCTTTAAATGATGCGTACTGTCTCATACTGACTGCTGGTAGTAATATTAAGGACACTACTTACTGTTATGCTGATTAGTCTCTTAGTCTTGTTAAGAGGCTACATGAGTTAATTTGCTAACACAAAGCAGCCCACTTGCTGTGGGAATTAATAAATTGCAGGTTGTTTCAGTGAAGGGCTGCAGCTCTCATTTAATTTTGGTGTGCCTCACTCACACCAGTATCTTacaaaaaatatacagaaaCAGATGCTGGAAAGCACAGTTCAGCAAAATAACATCCAGTCAAATGAAACAAATTCACTGCACATTCAAGTACATATTTATGTGCCCATCCAGAGGCCTGTGTGGTTGAAACAGCTGTTTATAAAATATAGTAGTATGATCTGGACCCTGCTGTATATATACTTCTAAAAATGTCTATTGTCCTTAGTTTTTAGAAAATTCAACTCAAGGAAGAATTCTTCATAGCCTGACACAAAGTCATCTGCTACATGATTGTATCCATTTCCTCCCTCCAGCAGAGGAGGCAGAGCGACAGACTCGTCTATAAACTTGATAAAATGTCTATGTAAATATTGACTGCAACATCATTAGTGAGGAGAGAGCACAAACCTCCGGGGAGCCGCTGTATAAAAACAAGCCTATATTAAAGGACACCAACGACCTAAATGCCCTGAAATCTGTCAGCAGATATCCAGCCTGCAGTGTTCCAATTGAACTGGTGATGTGACAGAagagtctgtgtgagtgtgttgagTCAAAGGCTGAAACAAAATCTATCAACATCGGGGTGTAGGTCGAAGGTCTGTCTGCATGTTGACGGAGAAGATGACTTAATGGGGCTGTTCCATCTTTCACTATAcagtatacgtgtgtgtgtgtttataggtcatatatatatatatacttgcCTCAAAGTtaatgtgttagaagcaggaaaaatgggcaagtgtaatgattttttttgacaagggccaaattgtgatgaCTAGATGACTGGGTCTGAGCATCTCCAAAACGGTCTGTagtggtcagtacctatcaaaaTTGGTCCAAGGAAAGAAAAACGGTAAACCGGTgacagggtcttgggcagccaAGGCTCATAGATGTATGTGGGGCGTGAAGGCTGGCCTGTGTGATCCAAACAAACAGATGAGTTACTGTAGATCAAATCCTTGAAAAGTTAAttctggttctgatagaaagctTAGTGGGGTGCGTATGCGTTGCTTACCatggcaccaggatgcactaTGGGATAAAGGCAATGCGACAGAGGCAATGTGATGCTTTGGGCAATGTTCTGTTGGGAAACCTTGGGGTCCATGCCTGGGCGGGTAAGAGCTATTTTGGCAGAAAACAGGATCTAaacaatattaggcaggtggtaACCTGACTTAACATTACTGCCCAACCAATATTGCCACCCCAAGAGCTAATAATGCCAAATATTGGCTAGTTCTACCTTCAAGCGTGAagatttgcttctttttttattttatatcaatGTATGTATCTTCTATTGGTCCGATCCTCTTTCCAGACATATAGTATGAAGACAGACACATCAGTCAATAAAAAATCctgtattgtttgtgtttttttttgccataaCTATGATACTAACAGAGATAACAGAGATCAATGTCCAACTTTAGCTCTAAGGTTTGGGATCGATTAGTTCTTTTTAACCTGTAGCTATAGGTTGTAGAAACTATGTCTTTGGGGATTTATTCAGCACTGGTGGAGGTTTGTGCTTTTCTAATGCCTTTCATTTGCCAATATGTCTAGAGAAGAACTATATTGCTGTCGAGAACACCTTTAACTCCATCTTCCTGAGATTCCATCTGTCACTTATATCCTGCACTTCCTCTGCTGGCTGGGTGCCTCGGGATGcttgtaaagaaataaaaaatgttgatgttaTGATATAGTGTAGTACAGGCTAAGAAAGCAGCACCCCCACACAGTACCTTCCGACCACAGTCCATCTATACATGCCAGCTTGTTCTCTTCTACTACAAGTTACTTGGGTCATCTTCGCCTAAAGGGTCGGTCATCATTTTCCTccaaacaacaagctgaacaGGTCTGTACAAGAAATACTTCAGCTCTATTTTCATCCTGAACATCCCTCAGTATGTGGCTGTCTTAAAGTACAAATAAACTCGCACATCTTATTTCTTTTCCAACCTCTTTTTCTATCATTGATCATTCTGATCCATTGTGTTCTATCATCAATCATTTCATTGATTGTCTCACTTGTTAGGGCACTTTGGCTTTGGCCCTTGCGCTATACTGGCTGACTGAAGTATTGATACCCTTTAAATACAAGATTGCTACAGctgcacacattttaaatcaccCCAGATAAGATAAAAATCTTAATCGCTGATTTCTACGCAACCAAGCGGATACTGTATTTAGAAACAGTATATAGGGGCACTTACTCGTTACAAGGAGTTcaacctgtgaaaacagttgtagaATGTCTTCTTTGACACTGGAGGGAGTTTTCcaaaaatttgaaaaataaccctgatgatatGTAGactaattaaagaaaaaatttAGTTTTTCCTGAAAAACCTTGTCAAATATGGCGGTACAGCGATTTCACAGTTACTAAACTGTCTCAACATGCCCATATTTGTCTGTGAAGTGTCTTTATTCAACATGTTTGagctttaatatttaatttctaTCACTGTCATGCCTCAGAGCAAACACtgaatgcagaaaaaaatatataacatgaaattaaatgcaaaaaccTCATTAATGCTGGCAACACATTATACTGTTAGGCTGAATCAGATGCTGTCCGCACTAAAGGAGATCATGTTAGGGTAAAGTAGCCACATCACAACACTGTAGGTAATAATATAACAGCATGTTTGTGAGTAAGTTCTCTGTCATTAGCAGGGACCTCAGGTTTGTCGAGGTCTCTGGATTAATAAGATGTTATTCTAACAGTCTGAAGACTCAGAACCTGCACCTGCGTTTGGCTAAAACAAGACTTTTCCATTTTGTAACATAGAAACAATGACAGCCTGCAGTGGACTTCAGGGTAGAGAGCTGATTTATTCTTCTCATTTCTCTGCAAAGATGTTCATTAGTTCTCCCTTTGTGGAGTTTTGGGTTGTAGTTTCTAAAATGTTAAGGCAAAACTCTGCagtatgtaaaaaaagaaatgcagtcCTGCAGAGCAAAAGCATAAATTTTACTGGTATGGTTTGACTTTTGTGGAAGTGGaagaatatttcatatttttgttgctCATATTAAGTCTTCTTCAAACCAAAACACACTaatgatgaaatgatgaaaacTGCTAATGATGGAAGAACAGCCAATATTGGGGAAACTATTGTATATTGTGTGAAGACACAGCATGTACTGTACGCAGGCATTTATGTAATAATATCATAATATATCTGTATCATTGTGTTATATTAAGGCAAAATTCTTTATATTTCTTATACTGTGAATATTGGCACACTGCtttgtcaatatttttacaaaTTCCACTAAATTAACACGTTATATGTCGTGGATGGAAGTTGTAATTTTAGGGGGTTGTGTCCTGGttgatgctaagctaagctaaccacctgctggctctagctttatatttaatgaACAGACAAGAGAGGTATAGATCCTCTTATTTAACACTCGGCTACAAAGCAATATGCATATTTCCCAAACTGTGGGACCATTCCTTTAACAGTGCAGTAGTAATATGTGGAACCAACATCATCATACATAGGGCCCTACTGCAATagtcaatattatttatttatatatacctCAAAGGGCTTAACGATCTGTATAGCATATGATGCCGTCTTGTCTTAAGCTTGTGTTTCAAATGAGGTAAAATTTTCCACCAAAAAACAGGGAATAAATGGaagaaacctcaggaagagcaacagaaTACAGATCCCTCTCCCAGGACAGGCAAACATGCAATAGATGCCGTGTTTACAGAATAGATTTATAACAGAAGGTCatagtaaataaaattatgatgacaaaatgtagATTGTAAAACATAAATGAAGAGGATGGATCCAGGAGGACAACTGAGCATCTTCAGGTGTGCAGAAACAAGCTGCATTCATTACTCATGTTGCATAACATTATGTCCTTTACTGTCTTCCTAACATTATATCTGCAACACCCAAACAATGCACGGCATTGTAGGAGTTCTGATGAGAGGAAGATTTTGCTTACTGAGCTGTTTCTAAATTTAGTGCATCCTACTGAAGAGAGACACTGATCAGCAGGCACTTTAGTGGAGCTTTTGGATGTACATCAAACTCTATATTTTCATTTCCACCGGTCAAAAACGAGGTGAGgcctgctgtttttctttgggATGACCTCCCTTTCTCGGAAACTTGAATCGCAGGATTCTTGAATGTTAGGGGTCAGTGACCTTGGTCAGGACAAGAAGGGAAAATGCTGGTGGGACATTCATCTCAAtaatctctttctttctttcgctATCTCACTGCTGCATCTGCAGACAATTTCTTCTTCACTGACTTGTGACATTTCCTCTGTTGGCTCATTGTTAGAGGTGTTGACAGCTACTGAATAGAAAAGGTTGAAATGTGCTGTCAATAACTGACTGATGATTTTGATTGAAGACAGCCATGTTCTTTTGGCCATACAagatgtaaatatataaaacataatgtaataggtgaaaaaaacacataaacttAAGTGATACCTGTTTATTTTAGTACCAAGGCAAGGGACACAAAGAAAAGAAGTAAATGTGGGATAGATGATAGGTTTCTTTAAAaggacagacagctggataTGTATCCAGGAAAGCGCCCGCAATATGTGTTTCCTGCGTTACATGCAGTACACTCGCAGTTTCTGGCCACAGGGTAGGTGACACCCACTGGACATCCTTCAATATATTTCACCTCATAGGCCCAGTCTCCATTACAGATCTTCTGTTCAGCCCAGTCGTGATAGCCGATGTAGACTGGATCCTGTAATAGACACCAACAGTTGACAGTATATGATTAAACACGTGAACATAAATGGAGCTAATTCAGTCCGTCCCATGATTAGGTGATAATATGACAAACCATAACAAAAAAAGGGGGGATTTTAAGGTTTATATAAAAAATCTTCAGCTTCCCAACAGCAGATAATTGTAAACCGCTGATCAATGGTGGAGGAAGTGCTCAGATCTtctacttcagtaaaagtatgaGTACCACAGTGTAGGAATACCCATTTCcgaataatttatttgttatagtattggattataattacaGATGCATGAATGTGTACATTACCTTAATGCTGCATctggtaaaggtggagctaatttgaaTTACTTTAGATACTGCTGGGTAACTTGTGATTTAACAGTACAAACAGATAAAGAGACAAAGCATGACTCTAATGGAGACAGAATGGCTCTCTTACACACTCTGTATCTAATCTGTAATTGATTGACAggtattttaataatataactcaaacacagccacatcaAATTGTAACAGATGCTGTGAAAGGTTTGTTTACAACAGTCATGTTCGGAATTGCAACAGTAAACCTGAAGGCTATTTCAAGGAGCAGGTTGACAGTAAAACATGCAACAAGTCTTTTTTGCATAAGTGCTTCTTGCAGATTTTTGAAGACTCTGTGTTTCACTCAATAAAGTTATCCAGATAATTTAgtaatctaatctaataatTTCCCCCCAAAGGTCCCAGCTCtatatctttgtttttgttctgttgagAAGCATACAGaatcttatttaaaaaacaaacaaaattatacatttaaatcGTCAGTATCAATAATTTATATGGTcataaaattacagatttaacaTTGAAATATGTGTGGGCTAGtatttttgttctgttgtcTGATTCATTGTAATTGTCTGTTCTTGTCTGATTAATAGTGTGGCTTGTAGAACTTTGATAAAGTTGTATTAAGCTCAACTGTAAGGTGAGCTTAATACAACTTTGAGAGCTCAAAGCACTGCATcttaagaaaacacatgcaaatagaCACGTGATCTCAAATTGGTGAAGGTGTTTTCTTAATTTGCTTGTGTTGTCTCAGTGGCAGGGCGTTGAGCTCTACAACTGAGATGAAACTAATTGAATGGAAAAATTTCCTCATGTTTTTCTGACTTGTATTACAGTGTAATCAGTCATATTTCCgaatactgtaataatattcaGATTATGACAGCTTTACACTCACGAGCATGGTCAGTTGGCAGAGCTTAACATAAGCAGAATGAATGCACAGGCTGGCACGTGTCTCATTAGTTATTTTAAACAAGtgctgttttacaacaaactttTCAGATCCATCACCTCGTGGTAGCACTGTCCTTCACATATGGTGGTGTAGATGGTCTCGGTGCTGCCACAGCTCTCCACGGGGATGCTGATGTTGGTGAGATGACAGCCCAAGCTGCATCCCTGCCCCGCCCCCACCAGTGCCAGCACTGCTGCCATGACAACCAGCTGCATCCTCTGCCGGGTGCAATACAGACGCCTGCCACAAGAGGGGATCAGGTCTCGCTTCAGGTACTTCAAACAATGCCAGAAGAGCCAACAAGTTAATGTGGATTAATATGAGGCACTGTGTGATGGTAGTCTTAGATCTGCAAGAGAGATTTATGTTTCACTTTTGTACCTCCTTAAATTTGCATCTACTTGAAacagtagtagtggtagtagtatgAATGTGGTGTGTAGTAGAATAtaatctgtaatgaaatataTAAGAAAGAAGTTAAGATTTGATTAGAAAACTGCACCAAATTTATTTTcgaaaccaaaaacaaaattgtttttTCACCATCATCTCTGAGATTTCCACCCTAATGCAATtgaggtgaatggaattttgttTATGGCgctcaaaacattaaaaatgtacattgttAAACTGAACAACTATGTGCTACACGTGTGTGGATGTTTTAATTGTGACCTGCCAAGGTACTGCGGATGAAAATAAGCTATAAGGTAACTCTGGTACAATACGTCAAATGGGAACATTTATGTTAAATATTGTACATGCTCCCTttccaaattaaataaataaatattctccAAGCTGCATGTTAGAAAATATCCTTTACTACACCAGCAGAACAACGGTGACCAGGGACAAAGGAGGGATAAGGAGAATGTCGTTTAGATATTTTTAGAGACGTCTTGCAATTAAACTTTCACACTCACATCTAATAAACTGTAATGAAACTATAATTACAGGCATATACTATACACTAAAAGCACTTTACAGCATGTACATTAAGATATTATTCAGAGAAAACTACCTTGATAAGAAAGAATCAAATCTTTCACAGTGCTTCAACtgaatctttttcttttaaactttaatcatttgttttcacagaaaAGCATAATGTTAAATATTCAAATCATTTGCATATCTCTATATAATCTCATTGCATTATTAAAACTTTACAACTTAATCAATGATACACTTTCAGCAGCATGTAATGTACATACATCTTTAAAAGAAAACGTACCTGTAGAGCTCTGTTGTTGCTTTGTATCTTGTTTCTTCTGTTACTCTCCGAACATCTGTAAGAGTGTTCAACTTGTGGCTGTCCTCTCCTTTACTTAAATAGTGCTGCTCATAAATCCTTTTAATCTGTTAAACCTTGGGCTCGGTGCTATTTTTCCTACCTGTTTCCTACCTCCAGGAAAATCCTTGTTTCTGTCCCTCAACGGTTTGGGGAGGGCCAGAGGTTCAAGGCCTTTCCTTCTACACATGCGGAGGAGCGAGATGGTATCTACAGAAATCTTGTTTAGACTACATGAGTGAAAGGCTTAGATGGaccacagaaatataaaaataaatctgcccCCATAGTAAGATGGAAAACACACTTGAGCATCACTAATtactttgttgtttaatttttccAGTGTATTAATAGCAGTAACACACTTTGTTATCTGCAGTTCAGTCATAGAAATATAAATgtgaaatataattaattaacttATTGGAAAAAGTTTGTTTacctttatatttatttcttgaaTGCAAGTAAAAGTAATACTACAAGTCTTCAAAGAAGCATTGTGACTTTCCATATTTCTGCCACTTTCTGCTGAACttccattaaataaaataagaaaatcagtttatttaataataattatgttgACAGAGCGTGTCTGCTGGTAGACAAATTGGAGCGAGTTAAGGATTAAAATGATTGACCAAGAAAATGTAAAGTCACTTTCACTTTAAgccattatttttatataattatggCATATTTCAAATCATTCTGGCATTGGCTTCTTTTGTTGAAAAATGAGACCATCCCAGTGAATATTGTTACAGCCTTTGTATTGTTTTCAGCTCATTCATCTTTAGAtttggaaacactgaaatgttgtAGGATTGAAAAAGTCACTGCCAGAGTCTTTTTTGATCCCATCACAATGGCAAGTCAAAAAGGTTTCTGACAGCGGCTTTAAGTGTTGTCCTGTGCATGATCTAAAAACCTACACATCAATGTCTTCAACTGCAGGAAACCTCATCTGCACTCTCAAATCTATATGAATCATGCATTTACAACTCCAGAGTTTCtctaaacatttattttattactgaggtgcaattttatttttacttgaaTCCAGAGGTGGAAGGAGAAttcaaataatttacaaaaaagtAGCAATTCCACTCACTGAACAAATAAATGATTGCTACTACAGGGGAAAGTTCTGCATTAAACTAAAAGCAAGtatgacaaaatattaaatgcacttaaagtatcaaaagtaaaagtactcactcACACTCAGTATTATTCTATCTATATTATTATatgctgtatattatttgaA is a window from the Micropterus dolomieu isolate WLL.071019.BEF.003 ecotype Adirondacks linkage group LG20, ASM2129224v1, whole genome shotgun sequence genome containing:
- the fshb gene encoding follitropin subunit beta encodes the protein MQLVVMAAVLALVGAGQGCSLGCHLTNISIPVESCGSTETIYTTICEGQCYHEDPVYIGYHDWAEQKICNGDWAYEVKYIEGCPVGVTYPVARNCECTACNAGNTYCGRFPGYISSCLSF